The sequence CACCACGCCGATTCAGCGCGAGGGCCTCTCGCTCGACGTAGGATTCAACATCACCTACAACGAGAACAAGATCACCAACCTCTCGCGCGTGCCCGATCCGAACAACCCGGGTATCCTGGTGGGTGGCATCGAAGGCGGTACGGGCAACACCATCCAGATTCAATCGGTAGGTTACCCGACCAACTCGTTCTACGTCAATCAGCAGGTGTATAATTCGGCGGGCAAACCCATCGAGGGTGTGTATGTCGACCTGAACAACGATGGGCAGATCAACATCAACGACCGGTACCGCTACCAATCGGCCAACCCGAAAACGTTTATGGGTCTGACCTCGCAACTGACGGCGGGCCGATTTACGGCAGGTTTTGTGCTGCGGAGCAACCTGGGCAACTACGTGTACAACAACGTACGGTCCAACAAAGGCACGTACCAGAGCCTGGTTAACTCGCTCGGCTTCCTGTCGAACGGGTCGACAAACCTGCTCGACACGCGGTTCCGTAACCAGCAGTTTTTCTCGGATTATTACGTAGAGAATGCCTCGTTCCTGCGCATGGATAACCTGACGTTTGGCTATAATCTGGGCCGGGCGGGCATCGTCCGCAACCTGCGTCTGAATGCTACCATCCAGAACGTATTCGTGATCACGAAGTATACGGGCCTCGATCCTGAGATTGCCGGGGGTATCGACAACAATTTCTACCCCCGCCCCCGCACGGCGTCGCTTGGCATCAACCTCGACTTCTAAAACAAGACTTTCTCCATGTTTAAGTACACCATAAAAGTAGGCGCGCTGGCAGTCCTGATGGCCACAGCAACCGCCTGCGTCAATGACCTCGACCGGACGCCGAAATACGACGTAACCTCGGCCTCGGTCTATAATGATGCGGCCAATTACAAATCGGTACTGGCCAAACTATACGCCGTTCTGTCGGTAAGCGGACAGCAGGGACCTGCCGGTAAACCCGACATCTCGGGTATCGACGAAGGAACGTCGAACTACATGCGTCTGCTGTGGAAATTGCAGGAACTGCCGACTGACGAAGCCAAGATTGCCTGGAATGACGCCACGATTCAGGACATCAACAAGATCACCTGGTCGTCGAGCGACGGGTTCGTAACGGCGATGTACAACCGGATTTTCTACATGGTGGCCCTCGCCAACGAGTTTATCCGCGAAACCACCGACGAAAAACTCAGCAGCCGCAGTATCAGTGGGCAAGCAGCTACCGACGCCCGCACCTACCGGGCTGAGGCTCGTTTTCTGCGCGCGCTGGCTTACTACCATGCCGTCGATATGTTCGGCAGCGTGCCGTTCGTGACGGAGGCCGATGCGCCGGGTGCCTTCCAGCCCCGCCAGGCTACACGGGTTGAGTTGTTCAACTACGTCGAAGGCGAGCTGAAAGCGATCGAAACCGAACTGGCCGCGCCGGGTAGTGGTGAGTATGGCCGCGCCGACCGCGCCGCTGCACAGGCCTTGCTGGCCCGCCTGTACCTGAACGCACAGGTGTATACCGGCACGGCACGCTACGCCGACGCCATCACGTACGCCAAGAAGGTAATCGACGCGGGTAAATACACCCTCGACGCCAACTACGCGAACCTGTTCCTAGCGGACAACAACACCTCGAAAGAGATCATTTTCCCGATCACTTTCGACGGCACACGTACCCAGACCTACGGCGGGATGACCTTCCTGGTCCACGCCTCGGTGGGTGGCAGCATGCCGATCAATCAGTTTGGCGTCGATGGTGGCTGGGCCGGTATCCGCTCCACCAAAAACCTCAACGACCTCTTCCCCGATCTGACCGGCACGGCCGACAAACGGGCGATGTTCTACACGGCGGGTCAGGAGCGCGAGATCACCGACCTGGGCAATTTCGCCAATGGCATCGCGGTCACCAAGTACAAAAACATCACATCGAGCGGCAGCGCTGGCTCG comes from Fibrella aestuarina BUZ 2 and encodes:
- a CDS encoding RagB/SusD family nutrient uptake outer membrane protein, translated to MFKYTIKVGALAVLMATATACVNDLDRTPKYDVTSASVYNDAANYKSVLAKLYAVLSVSGQQGPAGKPDISGIDEGTSNYMRLLWKLQELPTDEAKIAWNDATIQDINKITWSSSDGFVTAMYNRIFYMVALANEFIRETTDEKLSSRSISGQAATDARTYRAEARFLRALAYYHAVDMFGSVPFVTEADAPGAFQPRQATRVELFNYVEGELKAIETELAAPGSGEYGRADRAAAQALLARLYLNAQVYTGTARYADAITYAKKVIDAGKYTLDANYANLFLADNNTSKEIIFPITFDGTRTQTYGGMTFLVHASVGGSMPINQFGVDGGWAGIRSTKNLNDLFPDLTGTADKRAMFYTAGQEREITDLGNFANGIAVTKYKNITSSGSAGSSLTFIDTDFPLFRLGEMYLIYAEAVLRGGAGGDVPTALNYVNLLRTRAKATPVSSLNLDQVLQERGRELYWEGLRRSDLIRYGRFTDNTYVWPWKGGVANGRGVDAKYNLYPIPASDLVANPNLKQNTGY